Proteins from one Streptomyces roseifaciens genomic window:
- a CDS encoding IclR family transcriptional regulator → MITCEGEESGGAPSRGRGVLEGAFALLEAVEATGEAGLTALAARSGLPKTTAYRLLEQLAGLGVVEHHGHGYRMGPRLFRLGTGWQPHPGLRAASNGPMQRLSGVTGASVGLCVLWEGRTMAVLGVAGMVEHLAPIRPGATWPWHAAAGKLVVATAPPGVPLDPLPESWHREASAIRDSGVALDREELVPGVCCVAAPVIAAGGGVVGALCAMVDPSCDMRQLGRAVAQTARAVSAGLHGPLAVRSTQTHAGPPAAHMARR, encoded by the coding sequence ATGATCACCTGCGAGGGCGAGGAGTCCGGTGGCGCGCCGTCTCGTGGGCGCGGAGTCCTCGAGGGGGCGTTCGCCCTCCTGGAAGCCGTGGAAGCGACCGGGGAGGCGGGGCTGACCGCGCTGGCGGCACGCAGCGGGCTGCCGAAGACGACAGCCTATCGGCTGCTGGAGCAACTCGCCGGGCTCGGAGTCGTCGAACACCACGGCCATGGTTACCGGATGGGGCCACGGCTCTTCCGCCTGGGGACGGGCTGGCAGCCGCATCCGGGTTTACGGGCGGCGTCGAACGGGCCGATGCAGCGGCTGTCCGGCGTTACCGGAGCCTCGGTCGGGTTATGCGTGCTGTGGGAAGGCCGGACGATGGCGGTCCTGGGGGTGGCCGGCATGGTGGAACACCTGGCCCCTATACGACCGGGAGCCACATGGCCGTGGCATGCCGCGGCGGGGAAGCTGGTGGTGGCTACAGCACCGCCCGGGGTACCCCTGGACCCTCTCCCGGAATCCTGGCACCGGGAGGCGTCCGCCATCCGGGACAGCGGGGTGGCTCTGGACCGGGAGGAGCTGGTACCGGGCGTGTGCTGTGTGGCCGCACCCGTGATAGCGGCGGGTGGTGGGGTCGTCGGGGCACTGTGCGCCATGGTCGACCCGTCGTGCGACATGCGGCAGCTGGGCCGCGCCGTCGCGCAGACAGCGCGGGCCGTGAGTGCCGGTCTGCACGGCCCATTGGCCGTCCGGAGCACGCAGACCCACGCGGGTCCTCCAGCCGCTCACATGGCCCGTCGATAG